Proteins co-encoded in one Thamnophis elegans isolate rThaEle1 chromosome 1, rThaEle1.pri, whole genome shotgun sequence genomic window:
- the FIGN gene encoding LOW QUALITY PROTEIN: fidgetin (The sequence of the model RefSeq protein was modified relative to this genomic sequence to represent the inferred CDS: inserted 2 bases in 1 codon) yields MISSTSVYATLEEIYLLQSGLWGNERGLKMQWTPEHAQWPEQHFDITSTXRSPAHKVEAYRGHLQRTYQYAWANDDISALTASNLLKKYAEKYSGILEGPAERPILGNYVEPPSGLVNGRKSESEPWQSSLNSESVYPMNCVPDVITASKAGVSTALPPADVSASIGSSPGVASNLTEPSYSSSTCGSHTVPSLHSGLPSQEYAAGYNGSYLHTSYSGQPAPALPSHPSPLHSSGLLQPPPPPPPPPALVPGYNGTSNLSSYSYPPASYPPQSAVGPGYSPGGAPPPSAYLPSGIPAPTLPPTTVPGYTYQSHGLTPIAPSALTNSSATSLKRKAFYMAGQGEMDSSYGNYNYGQQRSTQSPMYRMPDNSISNASRGNGFDRSAESSSLAFKPTKQIMASEQQRKFNQSGRALTPPSYSSAKNSLSSRASEPFGKYSSPVMNEHGEEHRQLLPHPMQGPGLRGATSSNHSVDEQLKNTDAHLMDLVTNEIISQGPPVDWNDIAGLDLVKAVIKEEVLWPVLRSDAFNGLTALPRSILLFGPRGTGKTLLGRCIATQLGATFFKLTGSVLATKWLGEGEKIVHASFLVARCRQPSVIFVSDIDMLLSSQVSEEHSPVCRMRTEFLMQLDTVLTSAEDQIVVICATSKPEEIDESLRRYFMKRLLIPLPDSTARHQIVVQLLSQHNYCLSDKEVALLVQRTEGFSGLDVAHLCQEAVVGPLHAMPATDLSALMPSQLRPVTYQDFDKAFCKIQPSISPKELDTYVEWNKMFGCSQ; encoded by the exons GCTTGAAGATGCAGTGGACGCCAGAACATGCCCAGTGGCCAGAGCAGCACTTTGACATCACTTCGAC CCGCTCTCCCGCCCACAAGGTAGAAGCTTACCGTGGCCATCTTCAGCGTACCTATCAGTATGCCTGGGCGAACGATGACATCTCTGCTCTCACAGCCTCAAATCTGCTAAAGAAATATGCAGAAAAGTATTCCGGCATTTTGGAAGGGCCAGCCGAACGCCCCATCCTGGGTAACTATGTGGAGCCTCCATCAGGGCTGGTGAATGGTCGCAAAAGCGAAAGTGAGCCCTGGCAGTCTTCTCTGAACTCTGAGAGTGTTTATCCTATGAACTGTGTCCCAGATGTTATTACCGCCAGCAAAGCTGGAGTAAGTACTGCCCTCCCTCCGGCGGATGTCTCTGCCAGTATAGGGAGCTCACCTGGGGTGGCTAGCAACCTGACGGAACCTAGTTATTCAAGTAGTACGTGCGGAAGTCATACAGTCCCCAGTCTGCATTCAGGGCTCCCATCTCAGGAATATGCCGCAGGGTATAACGGATCATACCTGCATACAAGTTACAGTGGCCAGCCAGCACCTGCACTTCCTTCACATCCCTCTCCTTTGCATAGCTCTGGGCTTTTacagccacctcctcctccaccaccaccaccagccctAGTACCAGGCTACAATGGGACATCTAACCTTTCCAGTTATAGCTACCCTCCAGCAAGTTATCCCCCTCAAAGTGCTGTTGGGCCTGGCTACAGCCCTGGTGGAGCACCACCTCCTTCAGCCTATCTACCTTCAGGTATCCCTGCCCCAACTCTCCCCCCCACCACAGTACCTGGGTACACCTACCAGAGTCATGGCTTAACGCCCATTGCGCCGTCAGCCCTGACCAATAGCTCAGCAACTTCTCTCAAGAGAAAAGCTTTCTATATGGCAGGGCAAGGAGAAATGGACTCCAGCTATGGAAATTACAACTATGGCCAACAGAGATCTACACAAAGCCCCATGTACAGGATGCCTGACAACAGCATTTCCAATGCCAGCAGAGGGAATGGCTTTGACCGAAGCGCTGAATCCTCCTCCTTGGCCTTTAAGCCAACCAAACAAATCATGGCTTCCGAGCAGCAAAGGAAATTTAACCAGTCTGGTCGGGCTCTGACGCCCCCTTCCTATAGTTCTGCTAAAAATTCCCTCAGCTCCCGAGCAAGTGAGCCCTTTGGGAAATATAGCTCTCCCGTCATGAACGAACACGGCGAAGAACATAGGCAGCTTCTTCCTCATCCAATGCAAGGCCCGGGACTTCGTGGAGCTACCTCATCCAACCACTCTGTGGACGAGCAACTGAAGAACACCGATGCGCACCTCATGGATCTTGTGACCAATGAGATTATCAGCCAAGGGCCACCTGTAGACTGGAATGACATTGCTGGACTAGATTTGGTGAAGGCTGTTATTAAAGAGGAGGTTTTATGGCCAGTATTGAGGTCAGATGCATTTAACGGGCTGACTGCTCTACCTCGGAGCATCCTCTTATTTGGACCGCGGGGCACAGGCAAAACATTACTGGGGAGATGTATAGCTACCCAACTAGGTGCCACATTTTTCAAACTCACAGGTTCTGTTCTTGCCACAAAGTGgttgggagaaggagaaaaaattgTTCACGCTTCCTTCCTGGTGGCAAGGTGCCGACAGCCCTCGGTGATTTTTGTTAGTGACATTGATATGCTCCTTTCATCCCAAGTGAGTGAAGAGCACAGTCCGGTCTGTCGGATGAGGACCGAGTTCCTTATGCAGCTGGACACCGTGCTCACTTCCGCTGAGGACCAAATAGTAGTCATCTGCGCCACCAGTAAACCGGAAGAAATAGACGAGTCTCTTCGAAGGTACTTCATGAAACGACTCTTAATCCCACTTCCTGACAGCACAGCCAGGCACCAGATAGTAGTACAGCTGCTTTCACAGCACAATTACTGCCTCAGCGACAAGGAGGTTGCACTGCTAGTCCAGCGTACAGAAGGCTTCTCTGGACTCGACGTGGCTCATTTGTGTCAGGAAGCCGTCGTGGGGCCCCTCCATGCCATGCCAGCCACAGACCTTTCGGCCCTTATGCCCAGTCAGTTGAGGCCTGTTACGTACCAAGACTTCGACAAGGCGTTTTGCAAAATACAGCCTAGCATCTCTCCAAAGGAGCTCGACACATACGTCGAATGGAACAAAATGTTTGGCTGCAGTCAGTGA